Proteins from one Gossypium raimondii isolate GPD5lz chromosome 8, ASM2569854v1, whole genome shotgun sequence genomic window:
- the LOC105791028 gene encoding uncharacterized protein LOC105791028 isoform X7, whose protein sequence is MDLRDSSPSSTPNRDGNAGDDDGVLSATSALAKDAALYFQSRKFAECVDVLNQLNSKKENDPKVLHNIAIAEFFRDGCSDPKKLLEVLNNVKKRSEELALLAFGEQVESGSNIGNNITSGSKGCGTTTSLPASNCASIIYTDEFDTSVASLNIAVIWFHLHEYSKALSVLEHVYQNIEPIDETTALHICLLLLDVLLACRDVSKSADVLNYLEKAFGVGNVSQGENGNTAPQQSLNVVGKSSSDPNSSLISDVSCSDLVASVNASESPLSRTLSEDPLDEMFSTLDIGGQNFARHTGLTSANDLPRITVDRSISGVDLKLKLQLYKVRLLLLTRNVKLAKREVKHAMNIARGRDSSMALFLKAQLEYARGNHRKAIKLLMASSNRTDAAMSSMFNNNLGCIYYQLGKYHTSAVFFSKALSNCSSLQKEKPLKLLTFSQDKSLLLTYNCGLQYLACGKPLLAAHCFQKASLVFYRRPLMWLRLAECCLMAVEKGIVKGSWAPSDRSEVRVSVIGKGRWRRLLIENGISRNRHVDSVEREVWALGGDGQPKLSLPLARQCLYNALHLLNCSELCNSKSIVCSDSSLEENESSDGASSKNSNYKNLPCNDSKASTMPAALINLNGDLKEPKGGTNQEGIQNSISYYEDICRRENQMIKQALLANLAYVELELENPLKALSAAQALLELPDCSRIYVFLGHVYVAEALCLLNKPKEAAEHLSIYLSGESNIKLPFGLEDCEQWRVKKHIDCEEANVGAAAAKNSSPEGLEDFMFLKPEEARGTLYANLAAVSAIQGDLERAHHFVTQALSLVPNSSEATMTAIYVDLILGSFG, encoded by the exons ATGGATTTGCGAGATTCATCACCGTCGTCGACTCCGAATCGGGATGGTAACGCTGGCGACGACGACGGCGTCCTCTCCGCCACTTCCGCCCTCGCTAAAGACGCCGCTCTTTACTTTCAGTCTAGGAAGTTCGCCGAGTGCGTCGATGTCTTGAATCAGCTCAACTCGAAGAAAGAAAACGATCCCAAG GTTCTTCATAATATTGCAATTGCGGAGTTCTTTCGGGATGGTTGCTCAGACCCAAAGAAGTTGCTTGAAGTCCTTAACAATGTCAAG AAGAGAAGTGAGGAGCTTGCTCTTCTTGCATTTGGGGAACAGGTGGAGTCTGGTAGCAATATTGGAAATAACATTACTTCAGGTTCAAAAGGATGTGGTACAACTACAAGTCTTCCTGCTTCAAATTGTGCCAGTATTATTTACACAGATGAATTTGATACCTCTGTGGCTTCTCTAAACATA GCAGTCATTTGGTTCCACCTTCATGAATACTCGAAGGCCTTATCAGTTCTTGAACATGTTTATCAAAACATTGAACCTATAGATGAG ACAACAGCTCTTCATATCTGCCTCTTGTTGCTGGATGTTCTGCTAGCTTGCCGTGATGTGTCAAAATCTGCG GATGTATTGAATTATCTAGAAAAAGCATTTGGTGTTGGCAATGTGAGCCAAGGGGAAAATGGTAACACAGCTCCGCAGCAATCCTTGAATGTAGTTGGAAAATCATCCTCAGATCCAAACAGCTCATTGATCTCAGATGTTTCTTGTTCAGACTTAGTTGCTAGTGTCAATGCCTCTGAGAGTCCTCTATCTAGAACTTTATCAGAGGATCCACTGGATGAAATGTTTTCAACACTAGATATTGGAGGACAGAACTTTGCTAGGCACACTGGTCTTACATCTGCAAATGATCTACCCAGGATCACAGTTGATAGATCTATCTCTGGTGTTGATCTGAAGCTCAAGTTGCAACTTTACAAGGTTCGACTATTGCTTCTCACTAGAAATGTAAAGCTAGCAAAGCGTGAAGTCAAGCATGCAATGAATATTGCTCGAGGGAGAGATTCATCTATGGCTCTCTTCTTGAAGGCCCAGCTTGAGTATGCTCGTGGCAACCATCGGAAAGCTATCAAGTTGTTAATGGCATCAAGTAATCGGACGGATGCAGCAATGTCAAGCATGTTTAACAATAATCTAGGCTGTATTTACTATCAACTTGGGAAGTATCATACATCTGCAGTGTTCTTTTCCAAGGCACTGAGTAATTGTTCATCTCTTCAGAAAGAGAAGCCTCTAAAGCTATTAACATTCTCACAGGATAAATCTCTCCTCTTAACATATAACTGTGGGTTACAGTACTTGGCCTGTGGAAAACCACTACTTGCAGCTCATTGTTTCCAGAAAGCGAGTTTAGTTTTCTACAGAAGACCCCTAATGTGGCTTCGGCTTGCTGAATGTTGTCTAATGGCGGTAGAGAAAGGGATTGTAAAAGGAAGTTGGGCTCCATCAGACAGATCAGAAGTTAGAGTCAGCGTTATAGGGAAGGGTAGATGGAGAAGACTTCTAATTGAAAATGGAATTTCAAGAAACAGACATGTAGATTCTGTTGAAAGGGAGGTCTGGGCTTTAGGTGGTGATGGGCAACCTAAGCTTTCATTACCTCTTGCTAGGCAGTGTCTCTACAATGCACTGCACTTGTTGAACTGTTCTGAGTTGTGTAATTCGAAGTCTATTGTATGCTCAGATTCATCCTTGGAGGAGAATGAATCGAGTGATGGAGCATCTTCCAAGAACTCAAACTATAAGAACTTACCCTGCAATGATTCCAAGGCTTCAACTATGCCGGCTGCTCTAATTAACTTAAATGGGGATTTGAAAGAACCAAAGGGGGGAACTAATCAGGAGGGTATTCAGAACTCCATCTCCTATTATGAAGATATTTGCAGAAGAGAAAATCAGATGATTAAGCAAGCCCTTCTTGCTAACCTGGCATATGTAGAGTTAGAACTGGAAAATCCTTTGAAGGCGCTCTCTGCAGCACAAGCTCTCTTAGAACTGCCAGATTGTTCAAGAATTTACGTCTTTCTAGGCCATGTCTATGTGGCGGAGGCTTTATGTTTGCTGAACAAACCTAAGGAAGCTGCAGAGCACTTGTCCATTTATTTATCTGGGGAAAGTAACATCAAATTACCGTTTGGTCTAGAGGACTGTGAGCAGTGGCGAGTGAAAAAGCATATTGATTGTGAAGAAGCAAATGTTGGAGCAGCAGCTGCCAAGAATTCTTCCCCCGAGGGCTTAGAGGATTTTATGTTTCTCAAGCCTGAAGAGGCACGTGGAACACTTTACGCAAACCTTGCTGCAGTGTCTGCAATACAAGGCGACCTTGAGCGAGCTCACCATTTCGTGACGCAAGCATTGTCCCTGGTACCCAACAGCAGCGAAGCCACTATGACCGCAATATATGTCGATCTCATACTTG GTTCATTTGGATGA
- the LOC105791028 gene encoding uncharacterized protein LOC105791028 isoform X6: MDLRDSSPSSTPNRDGNAGDDDGVLSATSALAKDAALYFQSRKFAECVDVLNQLNSKKENDPKVLHNIAIAEFFRDGCSDPKKLLEVLNNVKKRSEELALLAFGEQVESGSNIGNNITSGSKGCGTTTSLPASNCASIIYTDEFDTSVASLNIAVIWFHLHEYSKALSVLEHVYQNIEPIDETTALHICLLLLDVLLACRDVSKSADVLNYLEKAFGVGNVSQGENGNTAPQQSLNVVGKSSSDPNSSLISDVSCSDLVASVNASESPLSRTLSEDPLDEMFSTLDIGGQNFARHTGLTSANDLPRITVDRSISGVDLKLKLQLYKVRLLLLTRNVKLAKREVKHAMNIARGRDSSMALFLKAQLEYARGNHRKAIKLLMASSNRTDAAMSSMFNNNLGCIYYQLGKYHTSAVFFSKALSNCSSLQKEKPLKLLTFSQDKSLLLTYNCGLQYLACGKPLLAAHCFQKASLVFYRRPLMWLRLAECCLMAVEKGIVKGSWAPSDRSEVRVSVIGKGRWRRLLIENGISRNRHVDSVEREVWALGGDGQPKLSLPLARQCLYNALHLLNCSELCNSKSIVCSDSSLEENESSDGASSKNSNYKNLPCNDSKASTMPAALINLNGDLKEPKGGTNQEGIQNSISYYEDICRRENQMIKQALLANLAYVELELENPLKALSAAQALLELPDCSRIYVFLGHVYVAEALCLLNKPKEAAEHLSIYLSGESNIKLPFGLEDCEQWRVKKHIDCEEANVGAAAAKNSSPEGLEDFMFLKPEEARGTLYANLAAVSAIQGDLERAHHFVTQALSLVPNSSEATMTAIYVDLILEMLIG, translated from the exons ATGGATTTGCGAGATTCATCACCGTCGTCGACTCCGAATCGGGATGGTAACGCTGGCGACGACGACGGCGTCCTCTCCGCCACTTCCGCCCTCGCTAAAGACGCCGCTCTTTACTTTCAGTCTAGGAAGTTCGCCGAGTGCGTCGATGTCTTGAATCAGCTCAACTCGAAGAAAGAAAACGATCCCAAG GTTCTTCATAATATTGCAATTGCGGAGTTCTTTCGGGATGGTTGCTCAGACCCAAAGAAGTTGCTTGAAGTCCTTAACAATGTCAAG AAGAGAAGTGAGGAGCTTGCTCTTCTTGCATTTGGGGAACAGGTGGAGTCTGGTAGCAATATTGGAAATAACATTACTTCAGGTTCAAAAGGATGTGGTACAACTACAAGTCTTCCTGCTTCAAATTGTGCCAGTATTATTTACACAGATGAATTTGATACCTCTGTGGCTTCTCTAAACATA GCAGTCATTTGGTTCCACCTTCATGAATACTCGAAGGCCTTATCAGTTCTTGAACATGTTTATCAAAACATTGAACCTATAGATGAG ACAACAGCTCTTCATATCTGCCTCTTGTTGCTGGATGTTCTGCTAGCTTGCCGTGATGTGTCAAAATCTGCG GATGTATTGAATTATCTAGAAAAAGCATTTGGTGTTGGCAATGTGAGCCAAGGGGAAAATGGTAACACAGCTCCGCAGCAATCCTTGAATGTAGTTGGAAAATCATCCTCAGATCCAAACAGCTCATTGATCTCAGATGTTTCTTGTTCAGACTTAGTTGCTAGTGTCAATGCCTCTGAGAGTCCTCTATCTAGAACTTTATCAGAGGATCCACTGGATGAAATGTTTTCAACACTAGATATTGGAGGACAGAACTTTGCTAGGCACACTGGTCTTACATCTGCAAATGATCTACCCAGGATCACAGTTGATAGATCTATCTCTGGTGTTGATCTGAAGCTCAAGTTGCAACTTTACAAGGTTCGACTATTGCTTCTCACTAGAAATGTAAAGCTAGCAAAGCGTGAAGTCAAGCATGCAATGAATATTGCTCGAGGGAGAGATTCATCTATGGCTCTCTTCTTGAAGGCCCAGCTTGAGTATGCTCGTGGCAACCATCGGAAAGCTATCAAGTTGTTAATGGCATCAAGTAATCGGACGGATGCAGCAATGTCAAGCATGTTTAACAATAATCTAGGCTGTATTTACTATCAACTTGGGAAGTATCATACATCTGCAGTGTTCTTTTCCAAGGCACTGAGTAATTGTTCATCTCTTCAGAAAGAGAAGCCTCTAAAGCTATTAACATTCTCACAGGATAAATCTCTCCTCTTAACATATAACTGTGGGTTACAGTACTTGGCCTGTGGAAAACCACTACTTGCAGCTCATTGTTTCCAGAAAGCGAGTTTAGTTTTCTACAGAAGACCCCTAATGTGGCTTCGGCTTGCTGAATGTTGTCTAATGGCGGTAGAGAAAGGGATTGTAAAAGGAAGTTGGGCTCCATCAGACAGATCAGAAGTTAGAGTCAGCGTTATAGGGAAGGGTAGATGGAGAAGACTTCTAATTGAAAATGGAATTTCAAGAAACAGACATGTAGATTCTGTTGAAAGGGAGGTCTGGGCTTTAGGTGGTGATGGGCAACCTAAGCTTTCATTACCTCTTGCTAGGCAGTGTCTCTACAATGCACTGCACTTGTTGAACTGTTCTGAGTTGTGTAATTCGAAGTCTATTGTATGCTCAGATTCATCCTTGGAGGAGAATGAATCGAGTGATGGAGCATCTTCCAAGAACTCAAACTATAAGAACTTACCCTGCAATGATTCCAAGGCTTCAACTATGCCGGCTGCTCTAATTAACTTAAATGGGGATTTGAAAGAACCAAAGGGGGGAACTAATCAGGAGGGTATTCAGAACTCCATCTCCTATTATGAAGATATTTGCAGAAGAGAAAATCAGATGATTAAGCAAGCCCTTCTTGCTAACCTGGCATATGTAGAGTTAGAACTGGAAAATCCTTTGAAGGCGCTCTCTGCAGCACAAGCTCTCTTAGAACTGCCAGATTGTTCAAGAATTTACGTCTTTCTAGGCCATGTCTATGTGGCGGAGGCTTTATGTTTGCTGAACAAACCTAAGGAAGCTGCAGAGCACTTGTCCATTTATTTATCTGGGGAAAGTAACATCAAATTACCGTTTGGTCTAGAGGACTGTGAGCAGTGGCGAGTGAAAAAGCATATTGATTGTGAAGAAGCAAATGTTGGAGCAGCAGCTGCCAAGAATTCTTCCCCCGAGGGCTTAGAGGATTTTATGTTTCTCAAGCCTGAAGAGGCACGTGGAACACTTTACGCAAACCTTGCTGCAGTGTCTGCAATACAAGGCGACCTTGAGCGAGCTCACCATTTCGTGACGCAAGCATTGTCCCTGGTACCCAACAGCAGCGAAGCCACTATGACCGCAATATATGTCGATCTCATACTTG AAATGCTTATTGGCTGA
- the LOC105791028 gene encoding uncharacterized protein LOC105791028 isoform X5 produces MDLRDSSPSSTPNRDGNAGDDDGVLSATSALAKDAALYFQSRKFAECVDVLNQLNSKKENDPKVLHNIAIAEFFRDGCSDPKKLLEVLNNVKKRSEELALLAFGEQVESGSNIGNNITSGSKGCGTTTSLPASNCASIIYTDEFDTSVASLNIAVIWFHLHEYSKALSVLEHVYQNIEPIDETTALHICLLLLDVLLACRDVSKSADVLNYLEKAFGVGNVSQGENGNTAPQQSLNVVGKSSSDPNSSLISDVSCSDLVASVNASESPLSRTLSEDPLDEMFSTLDIGGQNFARHTGLTSANDLPRITVDRSISGVDLKLKLQLYKVRLLLLTRNVKLAKREVKHAMNIARGRDSSMALFLKAQLEYARGNHRKAIKLLMASSNRTDAAMSSMFNNNLGCIYYQLGKYHTSAVFFSKALSNCSSLQKEKPLKLLTFSQDKSLLLTYNCGLQYLACGKPLLAAHCFQKASLVFYRRPLMWLRLAECCLMAVEKGIVKGSWAPSDRSEVRVSVIGKGRWRRLLIENGISRNRHVDSVEREVWALGGDGQPKLSLPLARQCLYNALHLLNCSELCNSKSIVCSDSSLEENESSDGASSKNSNYKNLPCNDSKASTMPAALINLNGDLKEPKGGTNQEGIQNSISYYEDICRRENQMIKQALLANLAYVELELENPLKALSAAQALLELPDCSRIYVFLGHVYVAEALCLLNKPKEAAEHLSIYLSGESNIKLPFGLEDCEQWRVKKHIDCEEANVGAAAAKNSSPEGLEDFMFLKPEEARGTLYANLAAVSAIQGDLERAHHFVTQALSLVPNSSEATMTAIYVDLILGYDSLDL; encoded by the exons ATGGATTTGCGAGATTCATCACCGTCGTCGACTCCGAATCGGGATGGTAACGCTGGCGACGACGACGGCGTCCTCTCCGCCACTTCCGCCCTCGCTAAAGACGCCGCTCTTTACTTTCAGTCTAGGAAGTTCGCCGAGTGCGTCGATGTCTTGAATCAGCTCAACTCGAAGAAAGAAAACGATCCCAAG GTTCTTCATAATATTGCAATTGCGGAGTTCTTTCGGGATGGTTGCTCAGACCCAAAGAAGTTGCTTGAAGTCCTTAACAATGTCAAG AAGAGAAGTGAGGAGCTTGCTCTTCTTGCATTTGGGGAACAGGTGGAGTCTGGTAGCAATATTGGAAATAACATTACTTCAGGTTCAAAAGGATGTGGTACAACTACAAGTCTTCCTGCTTCAAATTGTGCCAGTATTATTTACACAGATGAATTTGATACCTCTGTGGCTTCTCTAAACATA GCAGTCATTTGGTTCCACCTTCATGAATACTCGAAGGCCTTATCAGTTCTTGAACATGTTTATCAAAACATTGAACCTATAGATGAG ACAACAGCTCTTCATATCTGCCTCTTGTTGCTGGATGTTCTGCTAGCTTGCCGTGATGTGTCAAAATCTGCG GATGTATTGAATTATCTAGAAAAAGCATTTGGTGTTGGCAATGTGAGCCAAGGGGAAAATGGTAACACAGCTCCGCAGCAATCCTTGAATGTAGTTGGAAAATCATCCTCAGATCCAAACAGCTCATTGATCTCAGATGTTTCTTGTTCAGACTTAGTTGCTAGTGTCAATGCCTCTGAGAGTCCTCTATCTAGAACTTTATCAGAGGATCCACTGGATGAAATGTTTTCAACACTAGATATTGGAGGACAGAACTTTGCTAGGCACACTGGTCTTACATCTGCAAATGATCTACCCAGGATCACAGTTGATAGATCTATCTCTGGTGTTGATCTGAAGCTCAAGTTGCAACTTTACAAGGTTCGACTATTGCTTCTCACTAGAAATGTAAAGCTAGCAAAGCGTGAAGTCAAGCATGCAATGAATATTGCTCGAGGGAGAGATTCATCTATGGCTCTCTTCTTGAAGGCCCAGCTTGAGTATGCTCGTGGCAACCATCGGAAAGCTATCAAGTTGTTAATGGCATCAAGTAATCGGACGGATGCAGCAATGTCAAGCATGTTTAACAATAATCTAGGCTGTATTTACTATCAACTTGGGAAGTATCATACATCTGCAGTGTTCTTTTCCAAGGCACTGAGTAATTGTTCATCTCTTCAGAAAGAGAAGCCTCTAAAGCTATTAACATTCTCACAGGATAAATCTCTCCTCTTAACATATAACTGTGGGTTACAGTACTTGGCCTGTGGAAAACCACTACTTGCAGCTCATTGTTTCCAGAAAGCGAGTTTAGTTTTCTACAGAAGACCCCTAATGTGGCTTCGGCTTGCTGAATGTTGTCTAATGGCGGTAGAGAAAGGGATTGTAAAAGGAAGTTGGGCTCCATCAGACAGATCAGAAGTTAGAGTCAGCGTTATAGGGAAGGGTAGATGGAGAAGACTTCTAATTGAAAATGGAATTTCAAGAAACAGACATGTAGATTCTGTTGAAAGGGAGGTCTGGGCTTTAGGTGGTGATGGGCAACCTAAGCTTTCATTACCTCTTGCTAGGCAGTGTCTCTACAATGCACTGCACTTGTTGAACTGTTCTGAGTTGTGTAATTCGAAGTCTATTGTATGCTCAGATTCATCCTTGGAGGAGAATGAATCGAGTGATGGAGCATCTTCCAAGAACTCAAACTATAAGAACTTACCCTGCAATGATTCCAAGGCTTCAACTATGCCGGCTGCTCTAATTAACTTAAATGGGGATTTGAAAGAACCAAAGGGGGGAACTAATCAGGAGGGTATTCAGAACTCCATCTCCTATTATGAAGATATTTGCAGAAGAGAAAATCAGATGATTAAGCAAGCCCTTCTTGCTAACCTGGCATATGTAGAGTTAGAACTGGAAAATCCTTTGAAGGCGCTCTCTGCAGCACAAGCTCTCTTAGAACTGCCAGATTGTTCAAGAATTTACGTCTTTCTAGGCCATGTCTATGTGGCGGAGGCTTTATGTTTGCTGAACAAACCTAAGGAAGCTGCAGAGCACTTGTCCATTTATTTATCTGGGGAAAGTAACATCAAATTACCGTTTGGTCTAGAGGACTGTGAGCAGTGGCGAGTGAAAAAGCATATTGATTGTGAAGAAGCAAATGTTGGAGCAGCAGCTGCCAAGAATTCTTCCCCCGAGGGCTTAGAGGATTTTATGTTTCTCAAGCCTGAAGAGGCACGTGGAACACTTTACGCAAACCTTGCTGCAGTGTCTGCAATACAAGGCGACCTTGAGCGAGCTCACCATTTCGTGACGCAAGCATTGTCCCTGGTACCCAACAGCAGCGAAGCCACTATGACCGCAATATATGTCGATCTCATACTTG GCTACGACAGTCTGGACCTTTAA